agaggagttttattgtacatctataaacaagattattggtgtgtctagtgcagtgtgtgtgccgtgggatacagtctggtgtgccgtgggagattatctaatttcacctatttgggttataaATATttcttgcaaaccagtaattgcagtctgaaaatgatgtgttgttgagtgtcggtaacagtgggaggcagagtgcaggtaaaaatgcgtcaaatgcttaaaccaaaaataaacaaaaggtgagtgcccctaagtaaaggcattgaagcttagggaaggctatgcggaacgaaactaaaactgaactggctacaaagtaaaccgtatgaaaaaatttgtgatttttttttttagttgtgatttccttctctgcatgaaagtttaaaagtagcatatattaatgcagtatgaagaagaatgttttaatgtagacatgcaagccttgaaagaacattttgaaaatcaagactacatttcctgcaaatgggtgcatttctaccctatattttaactttagatttattctcatatcaaactcttttggctgtctttttgacacttacatccggcgcccccctccacaccctggattataaatgtaaataattcaatgtgattatcttgtgtgatgactgtattatgatgatagtatatatctgatagtatatatctgtatcatgaatcaatttaacttaaacaagttgaaaaacttattggggtgttaccatttagtggtcaattgtacggaatatgtacttcactgtgcaacctactaataaaagtctcaatcaatcaaaacacatagaatcatcatactgctgtgattatatgcatcaagtgttcattcaaggctaaggcaaaatatcgagatatatatcgtgtatcgtaatatggccttaaaatatcgcaatattaaaaaaaggccatatcgcccagccctagttcaatgatgccatttctgtttgtcatgtataattttgtctattttgtgtttatccttgaataaacaggtcagtttcttgttaccaatcattgtgtattaccgtattttccgcactataaggcgcaccggattattagccgcaccttcaatgaatggcatatttcataactttgtccaccaataagccgccccggactataagccgcgcctacgctgcgctaaagggaatgtcaaaaaaacagtcagataggtcagtcaaactttaataatatattgaaaaccagcgttctaactctgtcccaaaatgtacgcaaatgtgcaatcacaaacgtaGTAAAATTCTAaatagtgtagagcaatagcaacataatgttgctcgaacgttaatgtcacaacacacaaaataaacatagcgctcactttctgaagttattcttcattcgtaaatccttcgaattcttcgtcttcggtgtccgaattgaaaagttgggcaaatgtgggatccaaaatggccggttccgtctcgtcgaagtcatcggagtcagtgtcgctgttgttgtccagtagttctgtgaatcctgccttccggaaagctcggaccacagttgtgaccgaaatatctgcccaggcatttacgatccactggcaaatgttggcgtatgtcgtccggcgctgtctgcctgtcttagtgaaggtgtgttcgccttcggtcatccattgttcccacgccgttcgcagtcgtgatttgaatgccctgttgacaccaatatccagcggttggagttctttggttaatccacccggaatgacggcgagtgttgtatttgtgtgcttcacttgttttttgacaccatctgtgatgtgggcgcgcatgagtcgtatatcaacatggacggagctgtgtgaaaaaagccacccggcctcttcgcgtaaacttcccttaaccactcgctcatcttttcttcatccatccatcccttcgagttagcttttatgatgacgccggctggaaaggtctcttttggcaaggtcttccttttgaatatcaccatgggaggaagtttctggccattagcatggcaagctagaaccacagtgaaggacgacttctcattccctgtggtgcgaatattcaccgtacgtgctcccgttgtatcaacagtgcggttcacaggaatatcaaaagtcagtggaacctcgtccatgttgataatgtgctctggccggatctttttttcagctatcttgtttttacaatatgcacggaaagtagccagcttttctttaaagtcgttaggcagttgctgtgaaatagtggtccgtgtgcggatggagagattgcgtcttttcatgaaccggaaacaccaagaagcaccacctttaaaatcatccaggtgaagttcgcttgctagctttgttgccttcattcgaatagtgatggtgctgacacttctgcttgctgctctctgctcaacaacccactgttcgagtttgtcctccaacagttgccatcttgctttgttccctcggaaactctgttttgtcttctttacctggcgcaggtcatcttcttgcttcctccacctacgcaccattgattcatttatgttatattctcttgctgctgctctatttccgtgttcttcggcatgacttattgccttaagtttaaattctgcgttatacgcgtgtcgcttagtaggagccattttgtagtctggtctttacagatgtaaacacacaaaggaaatgaaacgaaaatccgcgcgcttcttcttcttccgggggcgggtggttgcttacagtagaagaagaagcgcttcctgttctatgggggcgggtgcttaccttggcggttgcttgcgtagaagaagaagcgcttcctgttctaccgggaaaaaagatggcggctgtttacctaagttgcgagatcgaaactttatgaaaatgaatcttaatatttatccatatataaagcgcaccgggttaaaagccgcactgtcagcttttgagtaaatttgtggtctttaggtgcggctaatggtgcggaaaatacggtattcaaactcccctaattcagctggctagttgttatcaagagtactaaaacccttttcaacatgattctgacaactaagtaggctaaataactttaaactttaatacatgctcggataggccggtatcggtatgggatcggaaatgcaaaaacaatatcggtatcggatcggaagtgcaaaaacctggatcgggacatccctaatctatattgatatattatgtaggaactagaaatattaataacagaaagaaacaacccttttgtgtaaatgggggagggaggttttttgggttggtgcactaattgtaagtgtatcttgtgtttttatgttgatttaataaaacatccatccatccatccatccatccatcttcttccgcttatccgaggtcgggtcgcgggggcagcagcttaagcagggaagcccagacttccctctccccagccacttcgtccagctcctcccgggggatcccgaggcgtccccaggccagccgggagagatagtcttcccagcgtgtcctgggtcttccccgtggcctcctaccggtcggacgtgcccgaaacaccttcctagggaggcgttcgggtggcatcctgaccagatgcccgaaccacctcatctggctcctctcgatgtggaggagcagcggctttactttgagctccccccgaatgacagagcttctcaccctatctctaataaaattaaattttaatttttaaaattaaaatttaaaattttaatttaaaattttaaaatgtaatttttaataaaacattttttatttatttattttatttatttatttatttattttatttttttaattcttgtgcggcccggtaccaatcgatccacagaccggtacggtgccgcggcccggtggttgggcaccactgtTTTAAAGCACCGCTTGCAGAGCGGCTAATGCTATGTTGTTTTTCTCATGCCGAAAGTCCTGCAGAGACACTTTTAAAACTTGAAGTCAGGTAAAGACTTTCCATGACGCTTTTGTTTCATTCGGCTGTTTTTGTTCCTTCTCCTTGCAGCAACTGTTGAGCCTGGATCTGAGGGACGCGGACAATCAGCTGTCACCCATCGGCCGCGCAAAGGCGGCGCCGGGCTTCGTCGGACAGCAACGTAGCTGCGACGCGTCGCTCTCCCTGGGGGCCCTCGCCCGTCTGGACGCGGGCCCCCCGGACGACTGCTGCCTGTCCTCCGGCATGTGGGGGCCGCAGCCGGAGGGCCGACAAGCCCCCGGCCGGTGGCGCAAGCACGACTTCCTGTCTCAGCGCTCGCTCAGCATGGTGGAGACCGGCACGGCGGCGGCGGAGAGTCCGGGCTGGTCCAGCTCGGACGTGATGATGATGCTGATGATGAAGGGCGGCCAGGAAGGCGTGGGCCCCGCCCCCAGCGTGTCGTCGTCCAACTCCTCCGCGTCGTCCCGCTACAAGACGGAGCTGTGTCGCTCTTTCACGGAGAGCGGCACGTGCAAGTACGGCGGCAAGTGCCAGTTCGCCCACGGGCCCGACGAGCTGCGGGATCTCAGCCGGCATCCCAAGTACAAGACGGAGCCGTGCCGCACCTTCCACACCATCGGCTTCTGCCCGTACGGGATCCGCTGCCACTTCGTCCACAACAACGAGGAGGAAATGGATCACATGTCGCGCTCCTCCTCCTCAAGTTTCGCCCTCCAGTCGCGGGCCAACAGAATCCCGCTCATGAGACAGAGCATCAGCTTCTCCGGGTTTCCTACCCCGCCTCAGCActcccttcctcctcctcctcccgccGCCTGTTTCGCACGTGCTCAGTCCGCCTCTCCCCCTTGCGCCGACATCACCGACCTCCTCGCTCAGGTCTTTTCAGAGACAGAACCTACTACCCTCCAGGCCTCCGCCGCTCCGCAGTACCAACCCGCGTCCGTCGCGGATCCCCTCTCTCCCTTCCTGCCGTCCCCGGACTCGGGTTGTCCGTCTCCGCCTCCGAGCCCCGGCGCCCCGCCGTTGTTCACGCGGTCCCTCGGCACGCGGTCCCTGTCCTACGCCTCGCTGTCGGATCAAGACCAGGACGGGGGGAGCTCGGCGAGCTCGCTTAGCGGACTGGAGTCCAGCAGCGAGGGGAAACGCCTGGCCGTGTTCAGCCAGCTCTCCGTCCCCGAGGACGGTGCCGGGTCGGGACTTTAGGCGCAGGACCAGACGTGTGCCAAGTACTACTCACTCGTTTGTATATAGAAGTGCTCCGAGTGCCACTCCTCCAAAGCCAAAGATGTTGAGCTTTGTAGCGACTAGACTTGTTCCAAGTACGGTAGGTAGGCCTCGCG
The genomic region above belongs to Nerophis lumbriciformis linkage group LG30, RoL_Nlum_v2.1, whole genome shotgun sequence and contains:
- the LOC133572815 gene encoding mRNA decay activator protein ZFP36L2-A, whose translation is MPSYSLDHFAGLDLDDIMCKQLLSLDLRDADNQLSPIGRAKAAPGFVGQQRSCDASLSLGALARLDAGPPDDCCLSSGMWGPQPEGRQAPGRWRKHDFLSQRSLSMVETGTAAAESPGWSSSDVMMMLMMKGGQEGVGPAPSVSSSNSSASSRYKTELCRSFTESGTCKYGGKCQFAHGPDELRDLSRHPKYKTEPCRTFHTIGFCPYGIRCHFVHNNEEEMDHMSRSSSSSFALQSRANRIPLMRQSISFSGFPTPPQHSLPPPPPAACFARAQSASPPCADITDLLAQVFSETEPTTLQASAAPQYQPASVADPLSPFLPSPDSGCPSPPPSPGAPPLFTRSLGTRSLSYASLSDQDQDGGSSASSLSGLESSSEGKRLAVFSQLSVPEDGAGSGL